DNA sequence from the Myxocyprinus asiaticus isolate MX2 ecotype Aquarium Trade chromosome 3, UBuf_Myxa_2, whole genome shotgun sequence genome:
GGTTACTAATTTAATGACTATGTGAGAAATGATATGTACACATGGGTGGAAGATAGCTTTTTCTCATTGTGGCATGCAAGTAATCTGTCCCTGAGGTAATTGTCCATTTGGATATTGATTCATTTttacattaatactgtaaagaatATGGCTTTTAGTTTTAGAAACTGCATATAGGACTATTTCAGGGTGCAGTAACCACCAATGAGACATCCACATCAGTGCCCGGCAGCTCAGCCTTCCCACTCTACCTATTACCACATTATAATTTGATTTCTTCTCTCTGAGAAAAAGACCTGGAGCCCATATAAGACATACTGTGCTGTGTGCAATTTAAAATCCAACTATTGTTGTGAATTAAAATTGCTGTACTCACTCCATACATAACAGAAATTTtgctttccttaaaaaaaaaaagaaaaaaaaagcactttccaCAAATCAGTGGACTTAATCTTGATGTGTTTAGAAGGGGCGTCTCGGCTGtttgaaattcagtgacattagattatttaattttattcccACCATGGTGTAGAAAGGATTTAATATATGTTACTTCTTGTATGTccagttttttttaatggtagCAAAAACAATTGCATGACACCAAAATATACTCTCTTCATGGAAAGTGCtataaatacagtggcaagaaaagtatgtgaaccctttggaattgccgcatttatgtataaatgtgtcttaaaatctggtttgatcttcatctaggttacaataatgaacaaacacaaattTGCAATGTAGgttgggaaaaagtatgtgaaccctaggctaatgatgtcaactaaagctaattagagtcaggaattggcaaacctggcatccaactaatgaaacgagattggaggtgtgggttagagctactttgactaatAAAAAGCCCTTAAAAAtattgagtttgctattcacaagaagcatctccTGATGTGGACCTTGCCTCGCATCTCAACCTACGATCAAGAGTTTTTGCTTTGCCTGaaactggaaagggttacaaagttatcttgaagaacttagatattcatctgtccacagttagacacatTTTCTGTAAATGGAGactatttagtactgtggctactctccctagaagtggccgtccagccaacatgacagggcacaccgcagaatgctcaatgaggtaaaaaaaaaaaataaccctagagtgacagctaaagacttaaaggaatcattggaactggttaatatctctattcatgagtctactatacagaaaacattaaacgggcatggtgtccatggcaggacacctcGAAGGAATCTGCtgctttccagtaaaaacattgctgcatgcctgaagtttgccaaagaccaccttgacgcTACTgcgaaaatgttttgtggactgatgaaacttaGGCTGAAATGTTTGGGAAGTGCTGCATTGATAAACGGCTACATGGACTACTTCGGCAGAGTGCATTGTCTGTCCATTTTCTCCAGCATCTGGTTTCAGTCTCTCTTTCCTGTCTGGGGAGATGAGGTTTTATATGTACCCTCTATCATTACTAAAAATAATGATCCATAAACCTCAAAAGTGTGAGCAGCATAAATCGATACGTTTCTATTCATCACACTTAGGGCAGAGCTGGGCAGACGCAGTATCTTTTCCCCtaaatctcattactgtaaccaATTTCATAGGAAGAGTTGTTATCAGGTTAGCACTGTGAGTGGTTCTTTGAAGAAGCCCTCTCCTCATCTTCTCTCCTCAAGGGCTTCAGTTGTTTTATGGAAGAAGTTTTTCCCAGACAAGAGACAATCATTGGAAAAAGGATTggtctttttaatattttattattagttgttGTCACATTCAGCGTTAAAATCAAAGTGGAccctttttattttcttaaaggaatattccgagttcaatacaagtaaagatcaatttacagcatttgtggcataatgctgattaccacaaaaaaaaaacaattttgacttgttccttctttaaaaaagctaaattcgaggtaatagtgaggcacttacaatgaaagtgaatgggggcaatttcTGGggggtttaaaggtgcactcaggaaCTTTTGtcattgtgtcatcttggacttacactgacacctagcggcttggatgcagcataatttaaaatcaataattttcagtttcagatgccattgtagaaatttagtattcacagtcagccatgattactttaatcaatgagtgaaagtgtccaataacaggatggttactgagattaagcaagtggtATTCaggtggtcatgtgattctaacatggcagcccccatgtgcggaccctctccatgtagaataaaacagcttttataaggttactgataagactggagtcttaattttaatgtgagtagtcatgatttcctacatatattgtgaaattacaattcatgtttttaggagttaaacttttttaatgaggaaaaaattgctgagtgcaccttttaaggcagaaatgtaaagcttataattgtataaaagcacttatattaattcttctgttaaaaattgtgtattatttgtgctgtaaagttgttaaattgtaaaatttgatataagtTGACACAAGGTTCACAAAAGGATAGTaagcaatcatgttaaaatgcatattgcttacatcttgtggctttacttttaatgtttacggattggccctattcactttcattgtaagtgccacactgtaatccaaattttagctttttttaaagaaaaggagatatAATTCAAAatgagtttttgtggtaatcaaatgccacaaatgctgtcgattgagcttatattgaacccagaatatcactttaaatggatagttcacccaaaaattaaaattatctcattatttactcaccctcatgccatccgagatgtgtatgactttcttcagcaaaatacaaagatttttttagaagaatatttcagctccgtaggtccatacaattcaagtgaatggtgaccagacctttgtctTGAAACAAATGTAATCCATgtaactccagtggtaaaatctatatattcagaagtgatatgatgggagAAAAACAGATCGAAATTTAAGTAAATGTTTTACTTAAACTTAACAGacaccacatgtggctttcagatgtaaaagtgaaagcgAAGGTGGAGATTAAGagaaataaaaaggacttaaattttgaactgtttctcacccacacctatcatatcgcttctgaagatattgatttaaccactggagtcttatggattacttttatgtgatctttatgtgattttggagctacaaaggtctgatcaccattcactggcattgtatggacctacagagctgagatatttctttaaaaatctttgtttgtgttctgctgaagaaagaaagtcatacacatctgggatggcatgagggtgagtaaataatgagagaattttcatttttggtgaactatccctttaatacatatTTCCTGGCCTTTGTGTGCACTATTTATCAGTGCAAATTGTTCGACAAAAATCAGCTTGTGATATGGAATGCCCACTATTCACGATCCAGCCAATTCCAGATGGGTGCAATATAAATGCTTTGAGAAGCAAACCTGGAGTCTAGTTGAATTAAGCAATAAACATGCACATTGTCCATTAGTGTCCAATAATTATTGAAGCTAAGCATAACAGAAATGTTTGGGATGTTGCAGGTCACAACCAGAAGCTTTACTGGACCCAGATATGGTATTTTGGTTTGCATATGACTGTATTTCACACTCTTTTATCACACAGGGTAACATCCAGTCCTTTATGTAAAAATATTCTTTATACTCTACTCATCTTGGCATTGCATATTATCACTGGAGCAGTTGTGTTGTCACAGGGAATTTGGTGACCTTCGTTCATAATGGCACACCCTCTGAGAGGTCAGAGTGGGTGGAGCCATAGCTTGTAAGAGTGaggtctgttgtgattggctggCTGGGTTCTTTAGAGATCTGatcaaagaaataaagaaaaaaatttgatGAATCTAAATTAGGGAACATAATAAaagatatatacactaccagtaaaTAGTTTGGACACACTTTACTAAATGGTTGAATGTTTCTCATAAACATTTTGatcttaaaggtacactcagtaattttaattgtaattttgaaatgatgagcactcacatgagattaaGTCTCCAGTCATatctgtaaccttataaaagctgtcttattctacatggagagggtcccctcatgggggctgccatgttagaatcacatgaccagctgaataccactcgcttaatctcagtaaacgcCCTGTTATTGGTCCCTTTACTTATGAATTAagttaattatggctgactgtgaatagtacatttctatAATGGcgttggtaactgaaaactattgcgtttgaactgcatccacaccactaggtgtcagtgtaagtccaagacgacaaattccaaaaattactgagtgcacaatAAATGCTTCTTTTATGCTTCAATGCTTTAAATGAGTTTTGCAGACAACTCTAAATTGTACcaaacaaattttattttgttttattttattgtatgagTTAGACTGGATATTGAAGGAAAAGCATCCAACAAGAATgtccagagtgtgcagagctgtcatCTAGACCAATGGTGGCTACTAAATAGAAGCTTAAATATAAGGTAGTTTTGATTGATATGATTTTTTTCACTACATAATTCTCagacttccatttgtgttatttcatggttttaatgactttactaataTGTTGGCTTGGCGaaaccaacatactgttattctactaAATTGGTTTAAGGTTTTTtcaaaaatccctaaaccaagaacaACATTTCTTACACTAAcacctcctagagctttcaagctacatcaaACGTGGTAGAGACCTTCAGACTGTCCTGGAATAGTGTTCTATGTCTTTTCTATCTGATCAGGCTTACGGATTTCACACAGCAGACCATAAAAAATTGGAAAAATCCCATAAATTGACagtacattgacagaatgttcaaacaggccaatGGAATGCTCATTAATtttaaactccaactgtcaaaaaagtaacaatgtcaaatgtaaacacCCACAAAAGACAtttgatctgctttaagttgctctatctatctatctgaccaTTTATGTGACATTCTGTCTGACTAACTAGCTAGCTGGTGGTTTATCTTACTGTAAAGTATGTATAACAATCAGtcttcaaactttaaaaaaattagtttaaacTTTCGACAACAGtgaagtttgtcttgacaaacgtTACCTatctagttaaaaaataaaattgtaaaaataaggAATGAAAAGgtttgtccaaacttttgactggtagggAACAATCTCAGACTGCAGTAGTGGATAGTTGAAACATAAGTCTTTCAAATATCTCTTAAAGAATAACCACATAATCATCTGTGTCCTGCTCTACTTACATCGTCAAACTTCTTGTCACTGAAGACTTCATTCTTATCAATGAACGTCAGCATGATCCAATCACAAATGACTGAGCACTAGATGAAAGAAAGCAAGACAGCAAGTTACGTTAGCCTATTTAgtttttcaaacattacaaaCCCAAtgtcatacttgaaaaactgacccaaaacgAGGTTTCGGGCCATTTTTtagatgaaagattacaaaacaATAATTTTCTCTTCTGAATAACATGCAAAGCGAATTTTCTCAATAACACTTGTCCTATCTCGGCATGTAAAAGCAcccatccagcccgacacagcaacactggctcgacCAGTGTCATGATTTTGGACTGGGACTTTCTGTTTGTTGGAGTTGGAGTTTTCTGGAATTTGTTTGAATACTggaacccactttatattaggtgtcttttacTATGTACTAAAGCATTTGCTACAGTGTGtttattatgtacatactgtacatgttgttgcattgtacttacatttaaagtacctgcatttaattacatctgttaactttacccctaaacctaacccaacccttagcctaaaccctaacccctacccctactcgtaaacctacccgtacctcaacctcagtagcaacaaatgtgaatcttgtgagaattttgcagaacaacgtgtagttacacaataaatacatagtACTGTATGTCTTCtaatgttagtacataaagacacctaatataaagtgggaccgaaAACTGACTATTTTTGCGATTTCGTTTGATGAGGTtttggcgcagaaattacacagctttaagaaagtaaatagggtaaatattttatttcacaCTGAGTTCAAACAAGGAACATGTCTTCATAAAACAATAGCCAAGACATGTTTAGAAGTAACAATCAGGACAAAACTCAGGATGAAAAGGAGCTTTATGGGTCCTTAAATGCCTTATTCCATCAAGGCTACTCTAGATCATCCTCAGCCCAAGGGAAACCCGAGAACCATTCACATAATGCAATTTGTGAAGTGTTTATGTCTTCCATCTTGATATGACATCATTAACTTTCACTTTAAATTACCCAAAATTACCATATTCCTAATACACATTTAATACAAACGTACAATTCCTACTGACGTCATGGCCGTCACTGTGTTGATGATGGTTGGAATAAGACTGAATCTTCCTGCCTGCAAAGACATGGACTGATTCAGTAAAAGACTTACTGTATGTGCAGTCCGCATGTCAAACAAGGTTTAAAGTACTTTCTGTATGGTCTTACATGTCCATGTACGATGACATCCAACCGAATCCCATATGCTTTTATAAGCGATCTGTACTCAACACCATCCTTATGGTAATACTTCGCAAACCTGAGatgtttagaagaaaaaaaaaagtaaataattcaGATGAGCTGATATTCATTTATCAGGAGTAATGGTGATGGGCAAAACAACTCTGGAGCATCTATTTGTATGGGTatgcaaatgtatatatatttatatatattatatatatgcaaatatatataatactgtatttataataTGCACAAACTGAAGAacttgtgaaaaaaaagaagaatgtgaaagtgaaagtggagatttatagtaaaaaaaataacttattgatatgtttctcacccacacttatcatatcacttctgaagacatggatttaaccactggagtcatatggattacttttatgctgcctttatatgctctttgtagcttcaaagttctggccaacatttacttacattgtatggacctaaagagctgaaatattgtactaaaaatactttgtttgttttcagcagaagaaagtaagtcatacacatctgacagatttcatgagggtgagtaaatgatgagagaattttaatctttgggtgaactatctcttaaatattaaagatTAATTGATGATTGATTGTCATTtgaaaggtgcaatatgtaaaaacgTTCATGTACTATTTgccctttttttgccaatatgtgaacggcttgtaacgcaacttaaaaaacgagcccttcccggacttactaggttgcctattaaagcctgtagactgattttcatgcgaagggagcgggtcgctttttccgggaaaatccaaaggatgtgacgtttatgcatgctcctgagagccttgcctcagtaatagcttctcttccactattcaacagcgacaacaaactccagcactaggtaatgttatcttagagaaggaatccagcaaatggccggctcccagcacaacactgactcctacacaaactcagattaagccaaaaataaataaataaaaataaaacatttatctactgaatcccgtctggctaagcggaaacgtgatcgtggtcgagcgaaaactagagtgaacatcagcagggcatttgattcctggagggaccttcgttttgatttggggatcaaaaccgaccctgaattggcgttcttcttattggacaggtaagcttgcataactgcaaagcatgtgaaatatacaggtgcatctcaataaattagaatgtcgtggaaaagttcatttatttcagtaattcaactcaaattgtgaaactcgtgtattaaataaattcaatgcacacagactgaagtagtttaagtctttggttcttttaattgtgatgattttggctcacatttaacaaaaacccaccaattcactatctcaaaaaattagaatatggtgacatgccaatcagctaatcaactcaaaacacctgcaaaggtttcctgagccatcaaaatggtctctcagtttggttcactaggctacacaatcatggggaagactgctgatctgacagttgtccagaagacaatcattgacacccttcacaaggagggtaagccacaaacattcattgccaaagaagctggctgttcacagagtgctgtatccaagcatgttaacagaaagttgagtggaaggaaaaagtgtggaagaaaaagatgcacaaccaaccgagagaaccgcagccttatgaggattgtcaagcaaaatcgattcaagaatttgggtgaacttcacaaggaatggactgaggctggggtcaaggcatcaagagccaccacacacagacatgtcaaggaatttggctacagttgtcatattcctctcgttaagccactcctgaaccacagacaatgtcagaggcgtcttacctgggctaaggagaagaagaactggactgttgcccagtggtccaaagtcctcttttcagatgagagcaagttttgtatttcatttggaaaccaaggtcctagagtctggaggaagggtggagaagctcatagcccaagttgcttgaagtccagtgttaagtttccacagtctgtgatgatttggggtgcaatgtcatctgctggtgttggtccattgtgttttttgaaaaccaaagtcactgcacccgtttaccaagaaattttggagcacttcatgcttccatctgctgaccagctttttaaagatgctgatttcattttccagcaggatttggcaccttcccacactgccaaaagcaccaaaagttggttaaatgaccatggtgttggtgtgcttgactggccagcaaactcaccagacctgaaccccatagagaatctatggggtattggcaagaggaaaatgagaaacaagagaccaaaaaatgcagatgagctgaaggccactgtcaaagaaacctgggcttccataccacctcagcagtgccacaaactgatcacctccctgccacgccaaattgaggcagtaattaaagcaataggagcccctaccaagtattgagtacatatacagtaaatgaacatactttctagaaggccaacaattcactaaaaatgttttttttttttttattggtcttatgatgtattctaattttttgagatagtgaattggtgggtttttgttaaatgtgagccaaaatcatcacaattaaaagaaccaaagacttaaactacttcagtctgtgtgcattgaacaatttgagttgaattattgaaataaatgaacttttccacgacattataatttattgagatgcacctgtagtgccataaggattgatctgtgtaattttagctaacttgatcttgcctgctaacgctgacgaattgcaagctaccttgcttcataactttcaaataatttcaacgatcttctcttaatactaaaagtcaggtataccgATTCaaagtaactgacataatgttaatctgtaattattcagcaaggtaaactacaataacacatgaaatgaatgctagacaatgttccagataatgcaaaaagctccattcattagtgtaaagtaacttggttatacagaaaatatatacaatctattattataaaacaacagtgcatcgatatatcaaaatgacagttgtgatggaatcacaccaatactgaattgtgtcaacatatttataacagTCTATTttacagctactgtcatcatccaccaaatttagataacagctattgataaagctagctagttagctaacgccgacataggctatcgtataaatgcagtcaatggctgtgtctcgtttggaaggccatgtcctccggaggtcgcatttgtcggccgcatacgtcatcgaggctgtctcatttcagaaaagtaagtaggacacttcgaatgcagcctttgaatgcgaccttttttcgcgggaattcggaggatgcttgaggtgtatccttcgtgggcactcacaacccacaattctttgcttcaacggaaatgtctaaaaacaatgacgccaatttgcctgtaaatatgatgttcaaatgcaaagaatgttaatttccaagttaaagtacctcagtagatgggtgcagagtatataatatgtataattatattaatatataattaaaataaagtattagactaaaagtacacctgtaaaatctattttcttttctctttacatcattataacgctcctaaaatttacctcatacattcccttctaaagggactttgttcccttctcactcaaagcactcgtgcttgttaaagtgtggcgtgctgtcatagcaaccatgtttccgtttgtcctacgatggccgtctcgtttaaacgaggcttgtttaaaggaggacactcggtatactgcagccttcaaaggacgcgtcctacctaacatgcagccttccaaacgaaaGACAgccaatgtatcatgcaaagaaaggtgattacttcaaactacagtctcgcatagccagacctatatccacactttgttatagccctgttccagcactggagggtatattatatacagtctcaaagtgtaattttaattatgctaccacaAATGCAGTCTCTTTgcacgttacgtcattgttttggtcgatgctcgctcgctcgcatccctatggagtgtgtgcacgagcacgggcaacaggtagctggctgcagttcaattAACGGCCACAGGAGTCATTAATAACAAGTTTCTGAATCTtatatactgcacctttaaattgatTATTGAAATTGAAATTCTTAAAAAATCCATACCTGTAGTAGTAGCCTGAGCTGGGCAGATCTTTTCTCATATCCAGCCTTCTAAATGAATATGTTGGAGTGCACTCCGAGGGATCCACATCAAAATCACACTTCCAGTTAATAAACACTCCAATTATTCCaccctaaaaaaataatttaaaactttCTTATGTTAAAACACACTGCGTATTAGAATTGTGGGGAAAATATGATTTGCTTTTAGACAATATGCCCTGTACGTACAGTTCTACAAAGTTCGCTGAATTTTTCTCTGGCCTGTGTTGCGATGAAGCCGAGGCTGAATACAGGACAATATGGGTTGGTTTCTGGGTGGTAGTGGCACCGTGCCAACTTCTTTGGCTTGTTCGGTTTGATGTTTCCCCTAAGCACTTTAAACTTTGGGAAATGGATGGCATTCTTTATGAATACAGTGAAATTAACTGCCTGTTCCAAAGCTGGTTCCCTATGGTGGGAGGAAAGATATTTTAGTGCAGTCCTTAAGTTCAATTTTTGACAGTTGATCAATAAATTAAACTTCAGTACCTAACAACAGCATATTCCTCAATGGGACACCAAGATTTGATCTCACAGGTCTTGAATGTGTAATTGTAGTATGGTATACATCGCCCTGTTCTTTGGCCTGTTCAAAACAGGGTTTAGTGTTGATATAATCACTGGCCAAGTCATTTTTGTGTTTGAGTGTACAAACTTGATAAATACAAGGTATTCCAAAGATATATTAGTAATGAAAACTCTACCGTGACCATCAAAGTCAATTTCCCCTTTAATGCAGTCAGAATCTTTTGTGCAGTTTGCATTGGCAACACTGTaatgctgaaaaacaaaacaaaaaacaatttctcatattctttttggATACTGATTGTGTGAACATGTacagttttttgtgtgttttttgttcacCTCAGCACAGGTGCCCTGCGTCTGATCATGCGTCACCTCTCTTCTAAGTATGGTGCTTATGACATCACCACCCTGTGCATCAAAAAAACCAAGCAATGATGTatgcaatttgtgtgtgtgtgtgtgtgtgtgtgtgtgtgtgtgtgtgtgtgtgtgtgtgtgtgtatgtgtgtgtgtgtgtgtgtgtgtgtgtgatcaattAATAGTATGTTGATCTAGTagggaaaatatgatttaatctcTTTAGTATTTTCAAAAGAATTGCTTTGTCCATACAGAAATGACATTTTAATGATCTAGCCTGCCCTATATCCATTAGAACAGGCATTATGTAAGTTGCAATTTAAAGAacaatttttcatttaaagttttaTCCTTCCTCACCTCAGATGGTTGAACGTATTCTGTTGTGTCCAGAATGCTGTCTCCCAGCATGGCCACACCTCTCATCTCAGTGTAAACTGAGCTGTCTGGACGGGTCTCAGTCTCCTGATATGCTTTCTGACTGATAAATACATACCTGCATCCATAAAAGACTACATTTATACATTACCTGCACACACTTAAGACTTAATTTAAAGAACACACCTTTATAGGGACAGAATAGTGAAACGGATCAATTAaattaaacaacttaaacaagGAAGTCAAACATATCTATAGATAAAAGATAGAATATAAAACCAAAACCATGAATTCAGAGCCAAATTACCATGAAGGTGGCATCATTATGGCATTTGATTGCCTTTTAAGGGAACGCTTtacaataacattagttaacgttaCAGCACTTATttgggttaatgttaatttctaagtACACTAATAAATTTTTAACATTACAGATTGTATATGATAACATATGTTAatttattatgaactaacaatgaacaatagaatACTTATAATTTATtctatattaaaattatttaatatatgtatgtaacagtataaggacgggaaaggaggaggcgggaaccggctgaacagtcaacataaagttttaatgcaaaactcaacttaaacaaacacagacacacacaactcggccaagtgcgtctctctctctcttgaactggcatctccggctcccctttatctcgctctcccactgatcatcggattcagcgccagccgtggaccctcacggcctggccacgccctcatCCTCGTCAcactataatattttaatatcttaaactgaaaaattattacaatattattaaaatatactcaaaaaaaacatttacacatttcaattttataaca
Encoded proteins:
- the p2rx2 gene encoding P2X purinoceptor 2, with translation MGCLKFLKDFFWGFWDYETPKVMVVKDKKLGVIYRAVQFLVITYFIWYVFISQKAYQETETRPDSSVYTEMRGVAMLGDSILDTTEYVQPSEGGDVISTILRREVTHDQTQGTCAEHYSVANANCTKDSDCIKGEIDFDGHGQRTGRCIPYYNYTFKTCEIKSWCPIEEYAVVREPALEQAVNFTVFIKNAIHFPKFKVLRGNIKPNKPKKLARCHYHPETNPYCPVFSLGFIATQAREKFSELCRTGGIIGVFINWKCDFDVDPSECTPTYSFRRLDMRKDLPSSGYYYRFAKYYHKDGVEYRSLIKAYGIRLDVIVHGHAGRFSLIPTIINTVTAMTSVGICSVICDWIMLTFIDKNEVFSDKKFDDISKEPSQPITTDLTLTSYGSTHSDLSEGVPL